One Mastacembelus armatus chromosome 10, fMasArm1.2, whole genome shotgun sequence DNA window includes the following coding sequences:
- the LOC113144109 gene encoding uncharacterized protein LOC113144109 isoform X2 — MELHCLPSETPTTASSCSTDPLYDNCPPFAQRGRAREKEMESGVVCPAVTRLPGPCSSLPGLAPAVVEVSTLVGGERGSGAWPDHSYCSWRGGLGIQDWEAELSPGINRSGGGERGGEQGGSWGQEGRFHLNQSPSPTQSEEHSSALSLYDNLSYAITPNSVQEVFDVETSFQEHLQEHIYQVWAPEQIQGLWEGEQDQNSDQEKMHEMEPELDSGADLMSPPKQHLTASSLQLSQTGCQVTWPSPKAQHPEQPTLNNRVPPPVPQADPSASALRSLLTSLQQQIVRQREEYEEKIISLEQRNEELQVKVVRLKTNLTQQQQWYQVVQAKITESERIRAAAELRNAKLQREMEQFFDNFGELNHEAKKTEYIVKSF, encoded by the exons ATGGAGCTGCACTGTCTTCCCTCTGAGACCCCCACCACAGCCAGCTCCTGCTCCACGGACCCCCTGTACGATAACTGCCCACCTTTTGCTCAGCGAGGGAGGGCCAGggagaaagaaatggagagTGGGGTTGTGTGCCCGGCTGTAACCAGACTCCCAGGCCCCTGCAGCTCTCTGCCTGGTCTGGCCCCAGCTGTGGTTGAGGTTTCCACGCTGGTTGGTGGGGAGAGAGGGTCTGGCGCCTGGCCAGATCACAGCTACTGCAGCTGGAGAGGAGGCCTGGGAATACAGGACTGGGAAGCAGAGCTCAGTCCAGGCATAAACAggtcaggaggaggagagagaggaggagagcagggagGTAGCTGGGGACAAGAGGGCAGATTTCATCTGAACCAGAGCCCCAGTCCAACACAGAGTGAGGAACACAGCAGTGCTCTGTCTCTGTATGATAATCTCTCTTACGCTATCACCCCTAACAGTGTCCAGGAGGTCTTTGACGTGGAAACAAGCTTCCAGGAGCACTTGCAGGAGCATATATATCAAGTGTGGGCCCCTGAGCAGATCCAGGGATTGTGGGAAGGTGAGCAG GACCAGAATTCAGATCAAGAAAAGATGCATGAAATGGAGCCAGAGCTGGACTCAGGAGCCGACCTGATGTCACCTCCTAAGCAACATCTTACCGCAAGTTCCCTTCAGCTATCCCAAACTGGGTGCCAGGTCACATGGCCCTCACCCAAAGCGCAGCACCCAGAGCAGCCGACCTTAAATAACAGGGTGCCACCTCCTGTTCCCCAAGCGGACCCCTCTGCCAGTGCCCTTCGTAGCCTCCTCACCAGTCTGCAACAGCAGATAGTCCGACAGAGGGAGGAGTATGAGGAAAAGATAATCAG CCTGgagcagagaaatgaagagCTGCAGGTAAAGGTTGTGCGATTGAAAACAAACCtcacgcagcagcagcagtggtacCAGGTTGTCCAGGCTAAGATCACGGAGTCTGAAAGGATCCGGGCTGCTGCAGAACTACGCAATGcaaagctgcagagagagatggagcagTTCTTTGACAACTTTGGAGAGCTCAACCATGAGGCCAAGAAGACAGAATATATTGTCAAGagcttttga
- the LOC113144109 gene encoding uncharacterized protein LOC113144109 isoform X3 produces MELHCLPSETPTTASSCSTDPLYDNCPPFAQRGRAREKEMESGVVCPAVTRLPGPCSSLPGLAPAVVEVSTLVGGERGSGAWPDHSYCSWRGGLGIQDWEAELSPGINSVQEVFDVETSFQEHLQEHIYQVWAPEQIQGLWEGEQVSEEKPPWSSCEIIITETAHCNQDQNSDQEKMHEMEPELDSGADLMSPPKQHLTASSLQLSQTGCQVTWPSPKAQHPEQPTLNNRVPPPVPQADPSASALRSLLTSLQQQIVRQREEYEEKIISLEQRNEELQVKVVRLKTNLTQQQQWYQVVQAKITESERIRAAAELRNAKLQREMEQFFDNFGELNHEAKKTEYIVKSF; encoded by the exons ATGGAGCTGCACTGTCTTCCCTCTGAGACCCCCACCACAGCCAGCTCCTGCTCCACGGACCCCCTGTACGATAACTGCCCACCTTTTGCTCAGCGAGGGAGGGCCAGggagaaagaaatggagagTGGGGTTGTGTGCCCGGCTGTAACCAGACTCCCAGGCCCCTGCAGCTCTCTGCCTGGTCTGGCCCCAGCTGTGGTTGAGGTTTCCACGCTGGTTGGTGGGGAGAGAGGGTCTGGCGCCTGGCCAGATCACAGCTACTGCAGCTGGAGAGGAGGCCTGGGAATACAGGACTGGGAAGCAGAGCTCAGTCCAGGCATAAACAg TGTCCAGGAGGTCTTTGACGTGGAAACAAGCTTCCAGGAGCACTTGCAGGAGCATATATATCAAGTGTGGGCCCCTGAGCAGATCCAGGGATTGTGGGAAGGTGAGCAGGTGAGTGAAGAGAAGCCCCCCTGGTCCTCCTGTGAGATTATCATCACTGAAACTGCTCACTGTAACCAGGACCAGAATTCAGATCAAGAAAAGATGCATGAAATGGAGCCAGAGCTGGACTCAGGAGCCGACCTGATGTCACCTCCTAAGCAACATCTTACCGCAAGTTCCCTTCAGCTATCCCAAACTGGGTGCCAGGTCACATGGCCCTCACCCAAAGCGCAGCACCCAGAGCAGCCGACCTTAAATAACAGGGTGCCACCTCCTGTTCCCCAAGCGGACCCCTCTGCCAGTGCCCTTCGTAGCCTCCTCACCAGTCTGCAACAGCAGATAGTCCGACAGAGGGAGGAGTATGAGGAAAAGATAATCAG CCTGgagcagagaaatgaagagCTGCAGGTAAAGGTTGTGCGATTGAAAACAAACCtcacgcagcagcagcagtggtacCAGGTTGTCCAGGCTAAGATCACGGAGTCTGAAAGGATCCGGGCTGCTGCAGAACTACGCAATGcaaagctgcagagagagatggagcagTTCTTTGACAACTTTGGAGAGCTCAACCATGAGGCCAAGAAGACAGAATATATTGTCAAGagcttttga
- the mapk9 gene encoding mitogen-activated protein kinase 9, producing MSEAEGQFYSVQVGDSTFTVLKRYQQLRAIGSGAQGIVCSALDEVLGIPVAVKKLCRPFQNQTHAKRAYRELVLLKCVNHKNIIRLINVFTPQKSLEEFQDLYLVMELMDASLCQVIHMDLDHERMSYLLYQILCGIRHLHSAGIIHRDLKPSNIVVKSDCTLKILDFGLARTACTNFMMTPYVVTRYYRAPEVILGMKYKENVDIWSVGCIMGEMVKGSVIFQGTDHIDQWNKVIEVLGTPSLEFMNRLMETVRNYVMNKPQYPGVSFTELFPDWAFPSDSEHDKLKTGQARDLLSKMLVIDPECRISVEEALNHPYIHVWYDPAEADAPPPQISDKQLEEREHTIEQWKELIYEEVIDWEERNKNGLMKEDCSDVGSGSASQSSSANDISSMSTEHTLASDTDSSSIDTLTGPLDESQ from the exons ATGAGTGAGGCGGAGGGCCAGTTCTACAGCGTTCAGGTGGGAGACTCCACCTTCACTGTACTCAAGCGCTACCAGCAGCTCCGCGCCATCGGCTCTGGGGCCCAGGGCATTGTCTG CTCTGCTCTAGATGAAGTTCTTGGTATACCGGTAGCAGTGAAAAAGCTGTGTCGGCCCTTCCAGAACCAGACCCATGCTAAACGTGCCTACAGGGAGCTGGTGCTGCTCAAATGTGTCAACCACAAAAAT ATCATCCGTCTGATCAATGTGTTCACGCCCCAGAAGTCCCTGGAAGAATTCCAGGATCT GTATCTGGTGATGGAGCTGATGGATGCCAGCCTATGCCAGGTGATCCACATGGACCTGGACCATGAGAGGATGTCCTACCTGCTCTACCAGATTCTCTGTGGCATAAGGCACTTACACTCTGCAGGCATCATCCACAGG GACCTGAAGCCCAGTAACATTGTGGTGAAGTCTGATTGCACTCTCAAGATCTTGGATTTTGGCCTTGCTAGGACAGCCTGCACTAACTTCATGATGACACCCTATGTGGTGACCAGATACTACCGTGCTCCAGAGGTCATACTGGGCATGAAATACAAGGAGAATG TGGACATCTGGTCAGTGGGGTGTATCATGGGAGAGATGGTAAAGGGCAGCGTCATCTTCCAGGGCACCGACC ACATTGATCAGTGGAATAAGGTGATTGAGGTTCTAGGCACCCCCAGTCTGGAATTTATGAATCGACTGATGGAAACTGTGAGGAACTATGTGATGAACAAGCCACAGTATCCTGGTGTCAGCTTCACCGAGCTTTTCCCAGACTGGGCCTTCCCTTCTGACTCAGAACACGACAAATTGAAGA CGGGTCAGGCACGAGACTTGCTGTCCAAAATGCTGGTCATTGATCCTGAATGCCGCATCTCTGTAGAAGAAGCCCTCAATCATCCCTACATTCATGTGTGGTACGATCCTGCAGAGGCCGACGCG CCTCCTCCGCAGATTTCAGATAAGCagctggaagagagagagcacaccATAGAGCAATGGAAAG AGCTCATTTATGAAGAGGTGATTGACTGGGAAGAGAGGAACAAGAATGGACTGATGAAAGAAGACTGCTCAG ATGTGGGGTCAGGTTCAGCCTCCCAGTCCTCATCAGCCAACGACATTTCATCCATGTCCACGGAGCACACCCTGGCCTCAGACACAGATAGCAGCAGCATCGACACACTGACGGGACCGCTGGACGAGAGTCAGTGA
- the LOC113144109 gene encoding uncharacterized protein LOC113144109 isoform X1, with protein sequence MELHCLPSETPTTASSCSTDPLYDNCPPFAQRGRAREKEMESGVVCPAVTRLPGPCSSLPGLAPAVVEVSTLVGGERGSGAWPDHSYCSWRGGLGIQDWEAELSPGINRSGGGERGGEQGGSWGQEGRFHLNQSPSPTQSEEHSSALSLYDNLSYAITPNSVQEVFDVETSFQEHLQEHIYQVWAPEQIQGLWEGEQVSEEKPPWSSCEIIITETAHCNQDQNSDQEKMHEMEPELDSGADLMSPPKQHLTASSLQLSQTGCQVTWPSPKAQHPEQPTLNNRVPPPVPQADPSASALRSLLTSLQQQIVRQREEYEEKIISLEQRNEELQVKVVRLKTNLTQQQQWYQVVQAKITESERIRAAAELRNAKLQREMEQFFDNFGELNHEAKKTEYIVKSF encoded by the exons ATGGAGCTGCACTGTCTTCCCTCTGAGACCCCCACCACAGCCAGCTCCTGCTCCACGGACCCCCTGTACGATAACTGCCCACCTTTTGCTCAGCGAGGGAGGGCCAGggagaaagaaatggagagTGGGGTTGTGTGCCCGGCTGTAACCAGACTCCCAGGCCCCTGCAGCTCTCTGCCTGGTCTGGCCCCAGCTGTGGTTGAGGTTTCCACGCTGGTTGGTGGGGAGAGAGGGTCTGGCGCCTGGCCAGATCACAGCTACTGCAGCTGGAGAGGAGGCCTGGGAATACAGGACTGGGAAGCAGAGCTCAGTCCAGGCATAAACAggtcaggaggaggagagagaggaggagagcagggagGTAGCTGGGGACAAGAGGGCAGATTTCATCTGAACCAGAGCCCCAGTCCAACACAGAGTGAGGAACACAGCAGTGCTCTGTCTCTGTATGATAATCTCTCTTACGCTATCACCCCTAACAGTGTCCAGGAGGTCTTTGACGTGGAAACAAGCTTCCAGGAGCACTTGCAGGAGCATATATATCAAGTGTGGGCCCCTGAGCAGATCCAGGGATTGTGGGAAGGTGAGCAGGTGAGTGAAGAGAAGCCCCCCTGGTCCTCCTGTGAGATTATCATCACTGAAACTGCTCACTGTAACCAGGACCAGAATTCAGATCAAGAAAAGATGCATGAAATGGAGCCAGAGCTGGACTCAGGAGCCGACCTGATGTCACCTCCTAAGCAACATCTTACCGCAAGTTCCCTTCAGCTATCCCAAACTGGGTGCCAGGTCACATGGCCCTCACCCAAAGCGCAGCACCCAGAGCAGCCGACCTTAAATAACAGGGTGCCACCTCCTGTTCCCCAAGCGGACCCCTCTGCCAGTGCCCTTCGTAGCCTCCTCACCAGTCTGCAACAGCAGATAGTCCGACAGAGGGAGGAGTATGAGGAAAAGATAATCAG CCTGgagcagagaaatgaagagCTGCAGGTAAAGGTTGTGCGATTGAAAACAAACCtcacgcagcagcagcagtggtacCAGGTTGTCCAGGCTAAGATCACGGAGTCTGAAAGGATCCGGGCTGCTGCAGAACTACGCAATGcaaagctgcagagagagatggagcagTTCTTTGACAACTTTGGAGAGCTCAACCATGAGGCCAAGAAGACAGAATATATTGTCAAGagcttttga